One genomic segment of Paraburkholderia caffeinilytica includes these proteins:
- the cobA gene encoding uroporphyrinogen-III C-methyltransferase produces MNTTIGKSTGKVTLLSAGPGDLDLLTLKAAKALASADVVLLDDLANPEIVTLAPQARVIRVGKRGGCRSTPQAFIERLMQRYALKGLHVVRVKGGEALLFGRAGEELAALRGAGIPVEIVNGISSGFAAAAGLGISLTHRRHCHGVSFITAHTEDHGEPDWAALAATRTTLAIYMGMRRIESLATALLASLPPDTPAAVVQWAGGANERRLLTRLDRLAADAALEGFGSPAVILVGSAIGESVERGSEGSEEWRENPAAMQTEARVADDRVAQAA; encoded by the coding sequence ATGAATACAACGATCGGCAAGAGCACGGGCAAGGTCACCTTATTGAGCGCCGGTCCGGGCGACCTCGACCTGCTCACGCTCAAAGCCGCCAAAGCGCTGGCGAGCGCCGACGTCGTGCTGCTCGACGACCTCGCCAATCCCGAGATCGTCACGCTCGCGCCGCAAGCGCGGGTGATTCGCGTCGGCAAACGCGGCGGCTGCCGCTCGACCCCGCAAGCGTTCATCGAGCGCCTGATGCAGCGCTACGCACTCAAGGGCTTGCACGTGGTGCGCGTAAAAGGCGGCGAGGCGCTGCTGTTCGGCCGCGCCGGCGAAGAACTGGCCGCCTTGCGCGGCGCGGGCATTCCCGTGGAGATCGTCAACGGCATCTCGTCCGGCTTTGCGGCGGCCGCGGGCCTCGGCATTTCGCTGACGCATCGCCGCCACTGTCACGGCGTGAGCTTCATCACCGCGCACACGGAAGATCACGGCGAGCCGGACTGGGCCGCACTGGCCGCGACCCGCACCACGCTGGCGATCTATATGGGGATGCGGCGCATCGAGAGCCTCGCCACGGCGTTGCTGGCGAGCCTGCCGCCCGACACCCCGGCCGCCGTCGTGCAATGGGCGGGCGGAGCCAACGAGCGGCGTCTGTTGACGCGTCTCGATCGACTGGCCGCCGACGCCGCGCTCGAAGGCTTCGGCAGCCCGGCGGTGATTCTGGTGGGAAGCGCGATCGGCGAAAGCGTCGAACGCGGGAGCGAGGGCAGCGAAGAATGGCGCGAGAACCCGGCCGCCATGCAGACTGAAGCCCGGGTCGCGGACGACCGGGTCGCGCAAGCCGCGTGA
- a CDS encoding heme-binding protein, translating into MLSKPVLTVAETTRILEAARAEAEKNHWAVAIVVVDDGGHQLGMLRLDGSAPASAYIATEKARTSAIGRRETKVYEDMINNGRTAFLSAPLQGTLEGGVPVIVDGQVVGAVGVSGVKSDQDAQIAKAGIQAIAA; encoded by the coding sequence ATGCTGAGCAAACCCGTGTTGACTGTTGCCGAAACGACCCGAATCCTCGAAGCCGCCCGCGCGGAGGCCGAGAAGAACCATTGGGCCGTCGCCATCGTGGTGGTCGACGACGGCGGCCATCAGCTCGGCATGCTGCGTCTGGACGGCAGCGCGCCGGCGAGCGCGTACATCGCGACGGAAAAAGCCCGCACTTCGGCGATCGGCCGCCGTGAAACCAAGGTATACGAAGACATGATCAACAACGGCCGCACGGCCTTCCTGAGCGCGCCGCTGCAAGGCACGCTGGAAGGCGGCGTACCGGTGATCGTCGACGGCCAGGTGGTCGGCGCGGTCGGCGTGTCGGGCGTCAAGTCGGATCAGGACGCGCAAATCGCCAAGGCGGGTATTCAGGCAATCGCCGCTTAA
- the nirB gene encoding nitrite reductase large subunit NirB has protein sequence MKIIVIGHGMVGHKLVECLAQDAAHGLDITVLCEESRPAYDRVHLSEFFAGKTADDLSLVEPGFFERQNVLLKLNAKAVAIDRAARIVTVSTGETLPYDKLVFATGSYPFVPPVPGRERADCFVYRTIDDLEAMQECGARSKTGTVVGGGLLGLECAKALRDMGLETHVVEFAPRLMAVQVDEGGGRVLRTRIEELGVTVHTQKNTSAIVDGETGTHRMQFADGSHLDTDMIVFSAGIRPRDDLARECGLALGERGGIVIDNACRTSDPHIYAIGECALWEGKLFGLVAPGYDMARAVAKQLHGDSAEFAGADMSTKLKLMGVDVASIGDAHGNTPGSRTYQFSDERKQIYKKLVVSECGKYLLGGVMVGDASEYGTLLQMMLNRIELPESPEFLILPSSDGQAKPALGVEALPAGAQICSCNNVSKGDLCAAVCAGATDIGALKCATQAGTSCGGCVPLVTQVMKAEMKKQGLAVNNHVCEHFPYSRQELYHLVRVEGVRSFGELLSKHGHGLGCDICKPAVASILASCWNEFVLKKEHAALQDTNDYYLANIQRDGTYSVVPRMAGGEVTPDGLIAVGQVAKKYGLYTKITGGQRVDLFGARVEQLPFIWEELIAAGFESGHAYGKSLRTVKSCVGSTWCRYGVGDSVGLAVELENRYKGLRTPHKIKFGVSGCTRECAEAQGKDVGIIATEKGWNLYVCGNGGMKPRHAELLASDLDKETLVRYIDRFLMFYVRTADRLQRTSVWRDNLEGGLQYLIDVVVNDRLGVVAELEVEMQHVVDTYECEWKRAVTDPETRKRFRHFVNSGESDSNVAFVEERGQIRPATLDERRSKLASIPVVVETV, from the coding sequence ATGAAAATCATCGTTATCGGTCACGGAATGGTCGGTCATAAACTGGTCGAATGTCTCGCGCAAGACGCGGCGCACGGCCTCGACATCACCGTGCTGTGCGAGGAATCGCGCCCGGCGTACGACCGCGTGCACCTGTCCGAATTCTTCGCGGGCAAGACGGCGGACGATCTGTCGCTCGTCGAGCCGGGTTTCTTCGAGCGCCAGAACGTCTTGCTGAAGCTCAATGCGAAAGCGGTGGCGATCGATCGCGCCGCGCGCATCGTCACGGTATCGACCGGCGAGACCTTGCCGTACGACAAGCTGGTGTTCGCGACGGGTTCCTACCCGTTCGTGCCGCCCGTGCCTGGGCGTGAGCGCGCCGACTGCTTCGTCTATCGCACCATCGACGACCTCGAAGCGATGCAGGAATGCGGCGCCCGTTCGAAGACCGGTACGGTGGTCGGCGGCGGCCTGCTCGGGCTCGAATGCGCGAAGGCATTGCGCGACATGGGGCTGGAAACGCACGTGGTCGAGTTCGCGCCGCGCCTGATGGCGGTGCAGGTCGACGAAGGCGGCGGCCGCGTGCTGCGCACCCGGATCGAAGAGCTCGGCGTAACCGTGCACACGCAGAAGAACACGTCGGCGATTGTCGATGGCGAGACGGGCACGCATCGCATGCAATTCGCGGACGGCAGCCACCTCGACACCGACATGATCGTTTTCTCCGCCGGCATCCGTCCGCGCGACGATCTTGCCCGCGAGTGCGGGCTGGCGCTCGGCGAACGCGGCGGCATCGTGATCGACAACGCGTGCCGCACCAGCGATCCGCACATCTACGCGATCGGCGAATGCGCGCTGTGGGAGGGCAAGCTGTTTGGCCTCGTGGCGCCCGGCTACGACATGGCGCGCGCCGTGGCGAAACAACTGCACGGCGACTCGGCCGAATTCGCCGGCGCCGACATGAGCACCAAATTGAAGCTGATGGGCGTGGACGTCGCGAGCATCGGCGATGCGCACGGCAACACGCCGGGCAGCCGCACATACCAGTTCAGCGACGAGCGCAAGCAGATCTACAAGAAGCTGGTGGTGTCCGAGTGCGGCAAGTATCTGCTCGGCGGCGTGATGGTCGGCGATGCGAGCGAGTACGGCACCCTGCTGCAGATGATGCTGAACCGGATCGAGTTGCCGGAGTCGCCCGAATTCCTGATCCTGCCATCGTCCGACGGTCAGGCGAAACCGGCGCTCGGCGTCGAGGCATTGCCCGCCGGCGCGCAGATCTGCTCGTGCAACAACGTGTCGAAGGGTGACCTGTGCGCCGCCGTGTGCGCGGGCGCGACCGACATCGGCGCCCTGAAGTGCGCGACCCAGGCCGGCACGTCGTGCGGCGGCTGCGTGCCGCTCGTCACGCAGGTGATGAAGGCCGAGATGAAGAAGCAGGGCCTCGCGGTCAACAACCACGTGTGCGAGCACTTCCCGTATTCGCGGCAGGAGCTGTATCACCTCGTGCGGGTGGAGGGCGTGCGCAGCTTCGGCGAGCTGCTTTCGAAGCACGGACACGGTCTCGGCTGCGATATCTGCAAACCGGCGGTGGCGAGCATTCTCGCCTCGTGCTGGAACGAATTCGTGCTGAAGAAAGAGCACGCGGCGCTGCAGGACACCAACGATTACTACCTCGCCAACATCCAGCGCGACGGCACCTACTCGGTCGTGCCGCGCATGGCAGGCGGCGAAGTGACGCCCGACGGCTTGATCGCAGTCGGCCAGGTAGCGAAGAAATACGGCCTCTACACGAAGATCACCGGCGGTCAGCGAGTCGATCTGTTCGGTGCCCGCGTCGAACAACTGCCGTTCATCTGGGAAGAACTGATCGCCGCCGGTTTCGAATCGGGCCATGCGTACGGCAAATCGCTGCGCACGGTGAAGTCGTGCGTCGGTTCGACGTGGTGCCGCTACGGGGTGGGCGATTCGGTGGGCCTCGCGGTCGAACTCGAAAACCGCTACAAGGGCCTGCGCACGCCGCACAAGATCAAGTTCGGCGTATCCGGCTGCACGCGCGAATGCGCGGAGGCGCAGGGCAAGGACGTCGGCATCATCGCGACGGAGAAGGGCTGGAATCTGTACGTCTGCGGCAATGGCGGGATGAAGCCGCGCCATGCCGAACTGCTCGCCTCGGACCTCGACAAGGAAACGCTGGTGCGCTACATCGACCGCTTCCTGATGTTCTACGTGCGCACGGCAGACCGTCTGCAACGCACCAGCGTATGGCGCGACAACCTCGAAGGCGGTCTCCAGTATCTGATCGACGTGGTCGTCAACGATCGTCTCGGCGTGGTCGCGGAGCTCGAGGTGGAAATGCAGCACGTGGTCGACACCTACGAATGCGAATGGAAGCGGGCCGTCACCGATCCCGAAACGCGCAAGCGCTTCCGTCACTTCGTCAACAGCGGCGAGTCGGACAGCAATGTCGCCTTCGTCGAGGAACGCGGCCAGATCCGGCCCGCGACGCTCGACGAGCGGCGCTCGAAGCTCGCTTCGATTCCTGTCGTTGTCGAAACCGTCTGA
- a CDS encoding MOSC domain-containing protein: protein MPTISELFVYPIKSCAGIALNQARLLATGLEYDRCWMVTDPNGAMLTQRAYPRMALIGVELGEHELVIRAPGMSELRTPLDAAGLSAPQKVQTSVWRDAAYGLDTGETSAAWFSGFLGVPARLLRFNPERERIVDPDYTAGVGGATTHFADGFPLLVIGQASLDDLNVRLNSKGAPSIPIDRFRPNVVLTGLDAYEEDYVESLSVESAEDEGVQLQLVKPCSRCPMPTIDQAKGAPDPDWPNEPTDTMTAYRANPQRGGAVTFGNNALVARGAGAWLRVGQAVEAELGFGD from the coding sequence ATGCCAACCATCAGCGAGCTTTTCGTCTATCCAATCAAATCCTGCGCGGGCATTGCGTTGAACCAGGCACGCCTGCTCGCCACGGGCCTCGAATACGATCGATGCTGGATGGTCACCGACCCGAACGGCGCGATGCTCACGCAGCGCGCGTATCCCCGCATGGCGCTGATCGGAGTCGAGCTCGGCGAACATGAGCTCGTGATCCGCGCGCCGGGCATGAGCGAGTTGCGCACGCCGCTCGACGCTGCCGGCCTCAGCGCACCGCAAAAAGTGCAAACCTCGGTCTGGCGCGACGCGGCCTACGGGCTCGACACCGGCGAAACGAGCGCCGCATGGTTTTCAGGCTTTCTCGGCGTGCCGGCGCGGCTTCTGCGCTTCAATCCCGAACGCGAGCGGATTGTCGATCCGGACTACACCGCCGGCGTCGGCGGCGCCACCACGCATTTCGCCGACGGTTTTCCGCTGCTGGTGATCGGCCAGGCGTCGCTCGACGATCTGAACGTGCGCCTGAACAGCAAGGGCGCGCCGTCGATTCCGATCGACCGGTTTCGCCCCAATGTCGTGCTGACGGGACTCGATGCGTACGAAGAGGACTATGTCGAGAGTTTGAGTGTCGAAAGCGCAGAAGACGAGGGCGTGCAACTGCAACTGGTCAAGCCGTGCTCGCGCTGTCCGATGCCGACCATCGATCAGGCGAAGGGTGCGCCCGACCCCGACTGGCCGAACGAACCCACCGACACCATGACCGCCTACCGGGCGAATCCGCAGCGGGGTGGTGCGGTGACGTTCGGCAACAATGCGCTCGTCGCGCGTGGCGCCGGAGCGTGGCTGCGCGTCGGGCAAGCGGTTGAAGCTGAATTGGGCTTTGGCGATTGA
- a CDS encoding bifunctional nitrate reductase/sulfite reductase flavoprotein subunit alpha translates to MSSNNAKTVCPYCGVGCGMVLHVEDGQVVKISGDKEHPSNFGRLCTKGQSAHVALRKSGRLEDAFVRRARDQDPAPLPMAQAISTAAARLRGLLDEHGPDALSFYVSGQMSIEAQYLVNKLAKGFVGTNNIESNSRLCMASAGSGYKLSLGADGPPGSYEDIDHADLFFVIGANMADCHPILFLRMMDRVKAGAKLIVVDPRRTTTADKADLFMQIKPGTDLALLNGLLHLLHENGHTDAAFIAEFTEGWDAMPAFLSDYTPEKVSAITGLSVESIREAARMIGAAPEWMSCWTMGLNQSTHGTWHTNAICNLHLATGRICRRGSGPFSLTGQPNAMGGREMGYMGPGLPGQRSVLVDADRAFIEDLWGIPEGTLKTEVGNGTIDMFTRMAAGEIKACWIICTNPVASVANRQTAIDGLRAAELVISQDAFLDTETNRYADVLLPGALWAEAEGVMINSERNLTLMQKGIEPPGAALPDWQIIARVACEMGFADAFTYASAEEVFAEITRASNPKTGYDLRGASHRRLKETPLQWPLSSDTAADRNPVRYLNDGVSQTLKSLPDGSRPRLVFPTASGKAVFFTRAFAAPAELPDREFPIVLNTGRLQHQWHTMTKTGKVAMLNKLNPGPFVEIHPEDAATLGIKAKDPVEIRSRRGRAVLPAVVTERVQPGNCFAPMHWNDVFGDDLCINAVTSDAIDPVSQQPELKFCAVALSPVAADAFEPVSNADDETLTDAPIVTAGAAPANALSANAEDLDMPRIDALTRLLQLPPTPAPSLTDTERAYLAGFVSGLRSTEAQGVGSVPVLPAGAPVDPANRLYVDGLLAGLYSRSGTQAAVPAISLAASHADPAQASGVRILRVRPKVTLLWASQTGNTESLTERYATRLMESGFEIRTSCMADYQASALAKAQYVLLMSSTFGDGDPPDNAQSFWSQLAGDAAPRLEGLRYAVLALGDRNYDQFCGHGRRLDERLAAQGALRLMDRVDCDSEYQENADAWLESIIVRIKEEDAALHAVPAGGMINAVVPGAVPTKTRPAASRLVTNLKLNKQGAAKDTRYFSLSTGDSGLEYEAGDALGVWPSNCPELVEELISLSGVSADATVNVSGVGDMRLADALGKHYEIARPSPDSLAFIAARSSNGALRDLLTPARKSDLKQWLWGQQLADVLHEFPVNLTAAELTGMLKRLQPRLYSIASSPKAHPGEVHLTVAAVRYNNGRRHRKGVSSTFLADRAGDANVPVFVQKSAHFRPPHVSDTPIIMVGPGTGVAPFRGFLHERRARGDKGRNWLFFGEQHAATDFYYRDELEAMRDSGVLTRLDVAFSRDQTEKVYVQDRMREQGAQLWAWLEEGAHFYVCGDANRMAKDVDATLKHVVAEHGGMSEEKAADYVGRLAQEKRYVRDVY, encoded by the coding sequence ATGTCCTCCAATAACGCGAAAACCGTATGTCCGTACTGCGGCGTTGGCTGCGGAATGGTGCTGCACGTCGAGGACGGCCAGGTCGTGAAGATTTCCGGCGACAAGGAGCATCCGTCGAACTTCGGACGGCTGTGCACCAAGGGGCAGTCGGCGCACGTGGCGTTGCGCAAGTCGGGCCGCCTCGAAGACGCGTTCGTGCGCCGCGCGCGCGACCAGGACCCCGCGCCGCTGCCGATGGCGCAGGCGATCAGCACCGCGGCGGCGCGTTTGCGGGGCCTGCTCGACGAACATGGACCGGATGCGCTGTCGTTCTACGTGTCGGGACAGATGTCGATCGAGGCGCAGTACCTCGTCAACAAGCTCGCCAAGGGTTTTGTCGGCACCAACAACATCGAATCGAATTCGCGCCTGTGCATGGCGAGCGCGGGCAGCGGCTACAAGCTCTCGCTCGGCGCGGACGGCCCGCCGGGATCGTACGAAGACATCGACCATGCCGATCTGTTCTTCGTGATCGGCGCGAACATGGCCGACTGTCATCCGATTCTGTTCCTGCGCATGATGGACCGCGTGAAGGCGGGTGCGAAACTGATCGTGGTCGATCCGCGCCGCACGACCACGGCCGACAAGGCCGATCTCTTCATGCAGATCAAGCCGGGTACCGATCTCGCGTTGCTGAACGGCTTGCTGCATCTGCTGCACGAAAACGGTCACACGGACGCGGCGTTTATCGCTGAGTTCACGGAAGGCTGGGACGCCATGCCCGCGTTCCTCTCGGACTACACACCGGAGAAAGTGTCGGCGATCACGGGTCTTTCCGTAGAAAGCATCCGCGAGGCGGCGCGGATGATCGGCGCGGCGCCGGAGTGGATGAGCTGCTGGACCATGGGCCTGAATCAGAGCACGCACGGCACGTGGCACACCAATGCGATCTGCAATCTGCATCTGGCGACGGGCAGGATCTGCCGCCGCGGCAGCGGCCCGTTCTCGCTGACGGGTCAGCCCAACGCGATGGGCGGCCGTGAAATGGGCTACATGGGACCCGGTTTGCCGGGGCAGCGTTCGGTTCTGGTCGACGCGGATCGCGCGTTTATCGAAGACCTGTGGGGCATTCCGGAAGGCACGCTGAAAACCGAAGTCGGCAACGGCACGATCGATATGTTCACTCGCATGGCCGCGGGCGAGATTAAGGCGTGCTGGATCATCTGCACCAATCCGGTGGCAAGCGTCGCGAATCGTCAGACGGCGATCGACGGTTTGCGCGCCGCGGAACTCGTGATTTCGCAGGACGCCTTCCTCGACACCGAGACCAATCGTTACGCCGATGTGCTGTTGCCGGGCGCATTGTGGGCCGAAGCCGAAGGCGTGATGATCAACTCCGAGCGCAACCTGACGCTGATGCAAAAGGGCATCGAGCCGCCGGGCGCCGCGCTGCCGGATTGGCAGATCATCGCGCGCGTCGCATGTGAAATGGGTTTCGCCGATGCGTTCACCTATGCAAGCGCCGAAGAGGTTTTCGCGGAAATCACGCGTGCGTCGAACCCGAAAACGGGCTACGACCTGCGCGGCGCGAGCCATCGCCGTTTGAAGGAAACACCGTTGCAATGGCCGCTTTCTTCGGACACCGCCGCCGATCGCAATCCGGTTCGCTACCTCAACGACGGCGTCAGCCAGACGCTGAAGAGTCTGCCCGACGGCAGCCGTCCGCGCCTCGTGTTTCCGACTGCAAGCGGCAAAGCCGTGTTCTTTACCCGCGCCTTTGCAGCCCCGGCCGAATTGCCTGACCGTGAATTTCCGATCGTGTTGAATACGGGCCGCTTGCAGCATCAATGGCACACCATGACCAAGACCGGCAAGGTCGCGATGCTCAACAAGCTGAATCCTGGACCGTTTGTCGAGATTCATCCCGAAGATGCCGCCACGCTCGGCATCAAGGCCAAAGATCCGGTTGAAATCCGTTCGCGCCGTGGGCGTGCCGTGTTGCCGGCGGTCGTCACGGAACGCGTGCAACCAGGCAACTGCTTCGCGCCGATGCATTGGAACGACGTCTTCGGCGACGACCTGTGCATCAACGCCGTGACGAGCGACGCCATCGATCCGGTCTCGCAGCAACCTGAACTTAAATTCTGCGCCGTTGCGCTCAGCCCGGTCGCGGCCGACGCATTCGAACCGGTTTCGAATGCGGATGACGAGACGCTCACCGACGCGCCCATCGTGACAGCCGGCGCTGCGCCGGCAAACGCCCTATCGGCGAACGCCGAGGATCTGGACATGCCCCGTATCGATGCACTCACCCGCCTGTTGCAGCTTCCGCCGACACCCGCGCCGTCGCTGACCGATACCGAGCGCGCGTATCTGGCCGGTTTCGTCAGCGGCCTGCGTTCGACTGAAGCGCAGGGCGTCGGCAGCGTGCCGGTCCTCCCGGCCGGCGCGCCGGTTGATCCGGCGAACCGCTTGTACGTGGATGGCTTGCTGGCCGGACTTTATAGCCGCAGCGGAACCCAGGCAGCCGTGCCGGCAATTTCGCTTGCCGCGTCGCATGCCGACCCGGCACAGGCGTCCGGTGTGCGCATCTTGCGTGTGCGACCCAAAGTGACTTTGCTGTGGGCCTCGCAAACCGGCAACACCGAATCGCTGACCGAGCGTTATGCCACGCGTCTGATGGAGTCGGGCTTCGAAATCCGCACGTCGTGCATGGCGGACTATCAGGCCTCGGCGCTCGCGAAAGCGCAATACGTGCTGCTGATGTCGAGCACTTTCGGCGACGGCGATCCGCCCGACAACGCGCAAAGTTTCTGGTCTCAACTGGCCGGCGACGCAGCGCCTCGTCTCGAAGGCCTGCGCTATGCCGTGCTTGCGCTCGGCGATCGCAACTACGATCAATTTTGCGGTCACGGCCGCCGTCTGGATGAACGTCTTGCCGCTCAAGGCGCACTGCGTTTGATGGATCGCGTCGATTGCGACAGCGAGTATCAGGAGAATGCCGACGCGTGGCTCGAAAGCATCATCGTGCGCATCAAGGAGGAAGATGCGGCGCTGCATGCGGTGCCCGCGGGCGGCATGATCAACGCGGTGGTGCCTGGCGCCGTGCCCACCAAGACGCGTCCGGCCGCATCGCGCCTCGTCACGAACCTGAAGTTGAACAAGCAGGGCGCCGCGAAAGATACGCGCTACTTTTCGCTGAGCACGGGCGACTCGGGCCTCGAATACGAAGCCGGCGATGCGCTGGGCGTATGGCCGAGCAATTGTCCCGAGCTGGTCGAGGAATTGATCAGCCTGAGCGGTGTGAGTGCGGACGCCACGGTGAACGTTTCCGGCGTGGGCGACATGCGCCTTGCCGACGCACTCGGCAAGCACTACGAGATCGCGCGGCCGAGCCCCGACTCGCTCGCCTTTATCGCGGCGCGGAGCAGCAACGGCGCATTGCGCGACCTGTTGACGCCGGCGCGCAAATCCGATCTCAAGCAATGGCTATGGGGCCAGCAACTCGCCGACGTGCTCCACGAATTTCCCGTGAACCTGACGGCCGCCGAATTGACGGGCATGCTCAAGCGTCTGCAGCCGCGTTTGTATTCGATTGCATCGAGCCCGAAAGCACATCCGGGAGAAGTTCATCTGACAGTTGCCGCGGTGCGCTACAACAATGGCCGCCGCCATCGCAAGGGCGTGTCGTCGACGTTTCTCGCCGACCGCGCCGGCGACGCGAATGTGCCTGTATTCGTGCAGAAATCCGCACACTTTCGGCCTCCTCATGTTTCGGATACGCCGATCATCATGGTCGGCCCCGGCACCGGCGTTGCACCGTTCCGCGGCTTTCTGCACGAGCGGCGTGCACGTGGCGACAAAGGACGCAACTGGCTGTTCTTCGGTGAACAACATGCGGCCACGGATTTCTACTATCGCGACGAACTGGAAGCGATGCGCGACAGCGGTGTGCTGACCCGGCTCGATGTCGCTTTCTCGCGCGATCAAACGGAGAAAGTGTATGTGCAGGACCGCATGCGCGAGCAGGGTGCACAACTGTGGGCATGGCTCGAAGAAGGTGCGCATTTCTACGTCTGCGGCGACGCGAACCGGATGGCCAAAGACGTCGACGCGACGCTCAAGCATGTGGTCGCTGAGCACGGCGGTATGAGTGAGGAAAAGGCCGCCGATTATGTGGGCCGTTTAGCGCAGGAAAAGCGCTACGTACGCGACGTTTATTGA
- a CDS encoding MFS transporter produces MKNVMSSLKSGDWRALVACFLYFDTGFTVWVLYGPLAPFISKSIAMTPAQQGLLVAVPVLSAAILRVTLGNLYQSAHGKRIALMGVLLSAVPTIVLPLLPFVPSYTLLLVLGVFLGVGGASFAVALPMAGSNYPPKVQGLVLGLAAAGNIGAVLDGFLFPQLATHYGWQMATAGALPLLAIAAITLYFWANDSGIKSGSVLRAFGSFAATLAGLIVLVLLVEAGMFGSGKTGVLLLPVIGALLAIAVLPKRYRSVLSERDTWAIMLVYSITFGGFVGMSSYVSLLLTNLYQLSKIDAGLFMALLAATGAIVRPLGGLIADKVSGVRALTFLLAVISLCDFVFAAAMPSMVGGIVLLLCLYVAFGLGNGATFQLVPHRWAGRTGLMSGIVGAAGGIGGFYLPVVMGIAKESTGSYQMGFATFGALAACAFLAIVALRRPWMAWSMHGNVMHAHATE; encoded by the coding sequence ATGAAAAATGTGATGAGCTCCCTTAAGAGTGGGGACTGGCGCGCGCTGGTGGCGTGTTTCCTCTATTTCGACACCGGCTTCACTGTCTGGGTGTTATACGGGCCGCTCGCGCCGTTCATCAGCAAGAGCATTGCGATGACGCCTGCGCAGCAAGGCTTGCTGGTTGCCGTGCCGGTGCTGTCGGCGGCGATCCTGCGCGTGACGCTCGGTAACCTCTATCAATCGGCGCATGGCAAGCGCATCGCGTTGATGGGCGTATTGCTGTCGGCGGTGCCGACCATCGTGCTGCCGCTGTTGCCGTTCGTGCCGTCGTACACCTTGCTGCTGGTGCTCGGCGTGTTCCTCGGCGTGGGTGGCGCGAGCTTCGCGGTGGCGCTGCCGATGGCCGGCAGCAACTATCCGCCGAAGGTGCAGGGCCTGGTGCTGGGTCTTGCCGCAGCCGGCAACATCGGCGCGGTGCTCGACGGCTTCCTGTTCCCGCAACTGGCGACGCACTACGGCTGGCAAATGGCCACGGCCGGTGCACTGCCGTTGCTCGCGATTGCCGCGATCACCCTGTATTTCTGGGCCAACGATTCCGGCATCAAATCCGGCAGCGTGCTGCGCGCGTTCGGCAGTTTCGCGGCGACGCTCGCGGGGTTGATCGTGCTCGTGCTGCTGGTCGAAGCGGGCATGTTCGGTTCCGGCAAGACCGGTGTGCTGCTGTTGCCGGTGATCGGTGCGCTGCTGGCGATTGCCGTGCTGCCCAAGCGTTATCGCTCGGTGCTGTCGGAGCGCGACACGTGGGCGATCATGCTGGTGTACAGCATCACGTTCGGGGGCTTTGTCGGCATGTCGTCGTATGTTTCGCTGCTGCTGACCAACCTGTATCAGCTGTCGAAGATCGACGCGGGCCTGTTCATGGCGCTGCTGGCCGCAACCGGCGCGATCGTGCGGCCGCTCGGCGGCCTGATCGCCGACAAGGTGTCGGGCGTGCGCGCGCTGACCTTCCTGCTCGCGGTCATTTCGCTGTGCGACTTCGTTTTTGCTGCAGCAATGCCGTCGATGGTGGGCGGGATTGTGCTGCTACTGTGCCTGTACGTGGCCTTCGGCCTGGGTAATGGCGCGACCTTCCAGCTGGTGCCGCATCGCTGGGCCGGCCGCACCGGCTTGATGTCGGGTATCGTCGGCGCGGCGGGCGGTATCGGCGGATTCTATCTGCCGGTCGTGATGGGCATCGCGAAAGAGAGCACGGGCAGCTATCAGATGGGCTTCGCGACCTTCGGCGCGCTGGCGGCTTGCGCGTTCCTCGCGATCGTCGCACTGCGCCGTCCGTGGATGGCGTGGTCGATGCACGGCAACGTGATGCACGCGCACGCAACGGAGTAA
- a CDS encoding type IV pili methyl-accepting chemotaxis transducer N-terminal domain-containing protein, translating to MSITKERVQTPPSEADVSSEVLSSLINMAGRQRMLSQRIVLQSMLAFQQFDGAIAIARETLRTFSDSHTTLVQGRDGLPGLFSPALQEAFHGSGNVAKKITDFIALASAALETIERASSRANEALNALIGAVDPLLTHLHAVTAVYEQESRRIARAQKKGQQDLIERIKAIAKEAHIVSFNGQIVASRSNVTGREFAVIAGVMTSITKELEAVVGAFVKKTSAG from the coding sequence ATGAGCATCACGAAAGAACGGGTTCAGACGCCGCCGTCCGAAGCGGATGTCTCCAGCGAGGTATTGAGCTCGTTGATCAACATGGCGGGTCGCCAACGGATGCTGTCGCAACGCATCGTGTTGCAGTCGATGTTGGCGTTTCAACAGTTTGACGGGGCGATCGCTATCGCGCGGGAAACCTTACGGACCTTTTCGGACAGCCACACGACACTGGTGCAAGGCCGCGACGGTCTGCCGGGGCTATTTTCGCCGGCGTTGCAGGAAGCTTTTCACGGCAGTGGCAACGTCGCGAAGAAGATCACGGACTTTATCGCGCTGGCCTCGGCGGCGTTGGAGACGATCGAGCGCGCCTCGTCGCGCGCCAACGAAGCCCTGAACGCGCTGATCGGCGCCGTCGATCCGCTGCTGACGCATCTGCACGCCGTGACCGCGGTCTACGAGCAGGAAAGCCGGCGCATTGCGCGGGCGCAAAAGAAAGGCCAGCAGGATCTCATCGAGCGGATCAAGGCGATCGCCAAGGAAGCGCATATCGTTTCGTTCAACGGACAGATCGTGGCGAGCCGCTCGAATGTGACCGGCCGGGAGTTCGCCGTGATAGCGGGCGTGATGACCTCCATCACCAAGGAACTCGAGGCGGTGGTGGGCGCGTTCGTGAAGAAAACTTCAGCGGGGTAG